TTACCATTAAATTCTCCTTTGTTCAGGTAGAGGACCACTGAGAATTGAAAATCTGGCCTTATCACTCCCATTCCTTCCCAATGATCATGTTTATTGTAAAATTGGTATAGAGGGGGGGCAAAATTGTCTTCTGTCTATAAGGTCAGCCCTGAAATCTTAATATGTTGTTCAGTTAATTTGGTCCCATGAATCAAACTTGTTTCTGGGAGAGGCTGTGGCCTTTCGTCCTCTTCCCCAGAGGGTTAATAGCTCCTGCTGACGTGTAAAGGAGTAGTTCATTTAGTTCATTTAAATGCAGGAAATAAGAAGTTTATAGCTTCATTTAAAGGAGGCCTCTGGCTGTCTTCTGGACCTTGGTACTCACGACACAAAGAGGAacataaaacaggaaaaacatcAAATTATTGATCCTCTAGAGCTGCAGCATAGCATTTCAGCAGTGTTTGCATACAGCATGGCTCTGGGAAGCCTGGAGAGAGCTGCTGACTATGGCTTGGAGCTCTATACAGGAACCTGGTGAAACAGTTCTCCTCACACCCATTTGCCATGGTTTACTGGACAGGGGGTGTGAGTGCCTAACACCAGTACCTTGGAGCCAGCAGCCTTCCTAGGAAGAAATTCAGGATGTGTTAAACAGAGCTGTGCAGAGACAAACCCATGTAAGTGAGGACACAGCTGTCTGTTATCTTTCAGAAACTTGCCTCAATAGCTAAGGTTTCTTACATCATTCCTCTTCCCACAGGGATTCCCTGTCTTGAGTTTCTCTCAGTTATCTGCACAGTTCTCCCTGCCCCTTTATCACTACAATGTATTACTAGCTGCTGGGTAACTGAACAAATCAGTTCAATTAAAAACACAGTAAGCAGGTCCTTCAGCCTGCACAGCAGATTGGTGAAGTCAGACCCTTCATAAAAGCCTCAGCAGCATATGGCAGCACCACTGAACTTTTCCAGTTTTGGCTGTATTCTGTACTTTGATGTGAACCTGTAAATAAAGTCTAGCAGAGTGAGAAAAACCAGTACTTGACAGaggaaatttttaattaatattttcttaattaataTTAGGTATGTCATCTTTGAAGCCAGACATCCATTTTCTCTCAGTGTGATCTTAAGATAATTTTGTAACTATtgatataaatgtattttttttttttttaatgctgtgagGACTCCCCAGATGCATGGTCTTTCTATTCAGGAAGTTAGCACTGTTTTAGTGTTGTGGGCCTCTGTGTAGCCAAAGCCTGTGTCTTGACAAGGGCAGATGTAAAAGACTGGGGGACAGGCACTGGATCCCAGAAATGGGGTAGTTCCCAGGGCTCTTCTCTGTAtctgcaggaggctgcagcctcCTGACACCCACAGTGTCTGGGGCAGGTCAGAGGTACCTGCCAATGCCTGCTGgtgcagcagctgaggcagcATGTTCAACCTTGCAGCTCAGCAGTGGGAGCAAAAAACAGGTACTTCAGGGGCTTCTTTACATACTTTCCTCTTCACTCTGGGAGCCTTTGTCCTCTGAGGGCAGAAGAGGCTGGTGTGACATGATGTCTGGTGTCCCCCATGAggtctgccctgccctgctgcaggaagaggggCAGGAGGTCAGGATTGAAGGGCACGTCCCTGAAGTCATGCAGGAGGAAGATCCCAGACACCATGGTGAGGAAGCCACCAATGGTACCATCCAGCACCATGTGTTGCCACTCCTtgaagaggagagcagagctgtgagtgCTGTGGGGAGCAGCACATAGCAGATGGGTGTGAAAGGCAGATGTGTTGAAGATGTCCAAGGATTTGTTCAGCTGGTGATCTGGACACTGATGCAGATGACCAGGCATGTCAGGAGCACCCAGCCCAGTGGTTCTTTCAGGACTGGCTTCCCAGAAAACAATTCTTTCAGGGCAATCCCTAAGCCTTGGACACAAGAAGTGAGCCAATGGCAGAGCAGACCAAAATATAAACCAGGATATTGCTCTGTCCATAACAGGGTCCAGAcacaaagagaagcagaagggagCTCACCAGGACACACAGCAAATACAGTGAATTCTTGAGGAAAGAACTGAAGAGCTTTatcagagcacagcagcagcagtgacagatgTAACTGAACAGCAAGGTGAAATGAAGGACAGGTGGGTAACTGTCAAACCTGTTCAGCTTCCCTCTTCAGGGACagggtgggaagcagagctggttcagcagagaccagcagctctgcagtgcataGTACAATACTGCCCTGAAAGTCAGCTTCTTAGGGGACACAGCTGCCCATGCTGGaagcagggacacagccaggctctgcagcactAGCAGAGAGGATTGTTGGCCAGGAAGATGaaggcacagctctgcagaaggcCCAGGAAGGTGTCAGGTGGGTTGGGCTAAACTCTGCAGGCTGTGatggaataaaaaggaaagtgaCAAGTCACAGGAGTGCAAGGCCCTGCCAGAGTGCCCTCTCTTAGGAGAAGCAGCATTTACCTGTtactctgctttgcttttctctctgtggTGGCTTCCTTTCTCCATCTCCTATCACAGAATCACCCGAGCTGCAAGGGACCTTAACTTTCCCACcacagcaggatcacccagagcaTATCACACAGGACTGCAGCCAGGTGGGgtttgagtatctccagagaaggggactccacaacctctctggcagcctgttccagggcctTGTCACTCTCAGagcaaagaagttttttcttacatttaaatggaacttcctgtgcttgTGCCCATCACCCCTCACCCTGTCACTGGGACAATGGCAGGTCTCATCTTATGGAAGTACCTGGAAGTATTTCAGCTTCCCTGTCATTGATCCCAGGCTGGAAATCTCTCCTGTGGAGCATGGAGCACCATCACTGTTGTGCCCAGGATATTCAGGATGCAGCCAGTCTTCCCATGAGCATTCAGCTGCTAATTCAGGAAGGTGGAAGTCAGAACTGCTCTGCAAGAtagtaaaaaaatctaaaaccaaTTAGGCCAAAGGATGGAGTacctgaggaaagagaaaaaaacagagcagctgcttcctCCACAAAGGGGTGGTAGGTGAGGGAAGGGTGTTTCTGACACCCTAACAAGGACACCTAGAGCACCCAGTGGTACCAGTGTTGCAGGGGCAAAGGCACAGGCAGTaaaatctgctgcttctccaacTCCCAGTGCAAGAGAAACTCTTGTCAGAGGAGCATCAAAGGGGGAACAACTCAGCATAATACAAGTTTGAATGCAGCTGTAAAAGAGCCTCAGTTTTCACTGTGTGTTGTGCAGCCAGGAAAGAACAGcaccaggaaaggaaaagcagaagccCAGTATGAATTATCTTGGGAAGAGTCATGATTATGGATGGAGATCCTTAAGGGCTATGCAGGTGAGCAGTACCCACAGAAACATCTTTCCAGAATGTCCTCAAAGGTGAAAGGAGTTTTGActtgttttgtatttctaaGTTATCTTCTCCTGAAATGGCTTTTTAAGGGTAAATCAAGAACAATTGGTCTTTAATGCTGAAAAGttaaaacagctgctgaaattGCTGTAGCAATAAACATGGTGCTGGATGTACTGTTACAACTACACCATGGGCAGGCCATTTCAGAAGGCACTTAACCAAATCCAGTtagagcagctcctcagctcctaTTTAGTAGAGAAACCCAATAATTCAAGAGACTTTAGAGTATTTTAGAGTTATAATTACATCAACATCATCCTCAGACACAGATAAAAATCAAGCAATgaccacaaaaaaacctgggaaaatGACAAAGTGTCTTGCTACAGTTTCAGAGCCCACCAAAGCCATTCTTGCAGATATACATGACCTTCTTGCCCTAATTAAGGAAAAGTAACAAGGTACAGATGAAGCTGCACAATGAACTCATTAATCCTGACAGAACTGCCTTGGAGAAGCAAACCAGGAGCAGCCTGATCTCTGTTATGTGCAAGGCTGCCTTGGGCTTGCCTGCCTTGTCGCATATTGGCCTGACCCAAATGTGGGCAGCACTGATTCTTTTACCCTAAAAGCAAAGATTATCCCCTTTACCTCTCGTGTATGAACAGCAGTAGCTTCAAGAACCGGTGAGTGGTTACAGAGACATCTTTGTTGCTTATGGGCGATGGCTGACTATGCCTGAGGAAGAAGTCTACTTTTAGACCAAAAAGGCCCAcaaggaaggagggagacagCCATTGTGCAGTGCTGGCCGGACTGAAGTGTCCGGGAATCGCGTCTCCCGcggagcagctgcagggagagccGGTGGCTGTCTGCCCAGGAGGCAGAGGCGGCggtgaggggctggagctgagggaTGCTCAGGGGTGCTCTGCCCTCCCCCGTTCCCTGTGCTGCCCTCCCCGGCCCAGAGCCGCCGGTACCTGCCCAGGCGCAGCCACGGCGGCACAGCCGGAGCAGCCCCTTCTTGAGAACGAAGCTGCCGCCGATGAAGGCGCTGGAGGCCGGGGCCGAGCCCAGCCGAACCTCCCCACAGCTCCGCCATGACGGAGCCGCCGGACGCTGCTTCCTGTGCCGCTCCAATACCCTTCCCCCGGAGCCGGGCAGCATTCCCTGGAGCATCGGGCCTGACTTCCGCCGGGGCggtgctggtgctggttctGGTGCTGGTGCTCCGGCATCGCGGTGTGGGGCTGGAGGCACCGCCAGCCCGCTGCCAGCGGTGCAGAGCCGGTCCCCGGTAGGGCCTCAgtccccccgccgccgcccctcTGCGGGACGCCCGTGCCTGAGAGCTTGGGCCCGGCGCCTTGCACTGGGGTTAGCTCCGAGCAGCCTTCTTGGTAACGAGATCATTGTATCTTGTTATCcaagctgaaggagaaaggatGAGTAAGAGCAAGGACGATGCCCCGCATGAGTTGGAGAGCCAGTTCGTTCTGCGGCTGCCGCCGGTAAGAGGCCCCGGGGTCTGGGACAGATCCAGTGGGCACCGTCGCGTTTCGCACGCAGCTCGGTCCAGTTCCCTTGGCTGGCAGAGGGATTAGCGAGGTGGATGAAGACAACTGGAAAACTGCGGATCCAGCAAGGGACATGGGAGCAGGCTGCATTATTTTCACCTTGGGTAGCACATTCCCACTCACTTGAACATTTTCCATGgttgaaagagagagagagagagagagagagagaggcactCCCATGGCACAGAGCTGGAGATCTGGAACAGTTTAGAGGATTAGCATGGAAGTTTCTGTAAGGGTTACTTTAGCAAGTGCTGGATCTTGAGTTGCTATGGGGCTCTACACACTTGATGCTGTTTGTTAGATCCTTAAAGTTGAGACTGTGTTCTGATGAGACCACAAGAGCTTGGCAAAGGGCATCTACAACCCACTGAGCTGTGTTGCTCTGTCAGGGTGTCTCTGTCAGGGGCTTCACACACCATCACAGCTGTGTTCATCTCAGGGGATGTGGAGGGCACTGAGCACAGCAGTCACCAGGTTATTGTGTGGTACTGGGAGGAGGGTGCAGTTTTCATTGCAGCtcttgtgggttgttttttttcttcatttgggtGGTAGGGGTGTTTAAAGTTGTGTGGGCTGGACAGCAGCCTTTTGTAATTATCAGAGGGAACAGACCCAGCCCTGATGTAAATCTGTCCAACCTTTCCAGGAATATGCCTCCACTGTCCAGCGGGCAGTACAGTCTGGGAACGTCAACTTGAAGGACAGGCTCACCATTGAGCTACATGGTGAGTGAGCAGGGTAGAGGCATATTAAACTTCTCTGACTGTACAACTCGCGTGTATATTCCTGTGAAATTtctgctgcccaggaaggtgctGGTCAGTTCAGCAGCACTgacctgtccctgtcccctctgcctccaCAGCCGACGGGCGCCATGGGATTGTCCGTGTTGACCGGGTGCCACTGGCAGCCAAGCTGGTGGACCTGCCCTGCATCATTGAGAGCTTAAAAACCATTGATAAGAAAACCTTCTATAAGACAGCAGATATTTGCCAGGTAAGGGGGTGTCCTTGCCTGCTTCATTCCTTGCTCCCCTCTGAAAGAAACCCTGCGTAGACTTTGGCAATTGGACGTCCACCATCACGTGGccaatttctgtttttctcacaaTATCAGCAGTTTAACTCCACTTTGGTTGGTGTTAAGAAATCCCAGTTCTGAAGCTTGAAATGTGATTGTCCTTGTAACAGTTTAACTGcttactgtgtttaaaaatgaagtgaGCTGGGTGTGAAACACCACGTTTCTTGCACCCCGTGTCCATGAATCCCATTGCCTCACAACATGCAGCAGGCAGTCACTGTTCATTTTGCAGAAAagttttttgcatcttttttatttttgtgttacCATAAGCAACCCTTTTGTTACGTGGGAATTCCAGATGCTTGTTTGCACTGTGGATGGTGATCTCTATCCACCTTTGGAAGAGCAAACTGTGAGCACTGACCCAAAGGCAAACAAGAAGAAGGATaaggacagagagaagaaattcaTCTGGAACCATGGCAGTGAGTAGAGACTTTGCCAAATCCCTCTATCCCACCATCAGCTGTGCAAGGCTGCCATGTCCTGGCTCTGTTGCTGTTCCTGTTTTAGTTTTCTCTCtattcctctgccttctccattTTGGCACACAGCTCTGATGTTTCTGTGATGTTTCCTCTGTCACAGTCACTCTTCCCCTGAAAAATGTCCGGAAGAGACGATTCCGGAAGACAGCCAAGAAGAAGGTGAGTTGCTGCTTCCCACACAGATGCAATCATCAAGGTATAGGAAGGCAGAGCCATTAGAGGTGTCTGTTAGtccagaaaaatgtaattttttagcATTACTTCACGTGTTTCCTTACTGAAGATGAGGGTGAAGAAAGAATAGTACTTTAAACACTACTTTGGGtgctttcttcatcttttccaaGATACTCCTGAGGAGAAAATCTTCTGTAGAGAGAACtgctcctttctgtttctgcagctaCCTTGCCATAACACATCTCTTCCTGCCTgtagagaagaaaggaagactAGCATGGAAATGAGGCTTCAACCAttcctgctttcccagctgGAATCTTGTCTCTGTGCATGGCTTGTTTGTATCCCCAACAAGCAACTCCACAAATAGAATAATTGTCATGTCAGCTGGGGGAGTGACAACAGATGGAGCTCAGAGGTTTTCTCTATGAATGTGCATGATCCAGGCAAGGTGTTGGGACAGTGCAGCACTGTGGGGCTGGACAGACTTGTTCTTCTCCACTCCACAGTTTCTGAGAACAAGATGGAGTGCTATTTTGCATGATATTTGGGAACCAAATTACTTAAGATATTTTTGTAGCCCATAAGAGATATTTTATGTCACTACATTAAGATTCCTGTCtagttttaaaagtgaaaaatgaaaacttttgaGTGAGGTGGGAAGGAACTGAGGTGAGAATTCACCAGGAAACAGCACCACAAGGACTTCCtacataaacacagaaaaattcttatttcaTAAGCTGTATAAATAGAAAAGTGAGAGTATACACCCACCAAGGAGCTctgtacaaaaaaaatgtattacttTCTGGAGGTGCTTAAGTTACTTTTAGGGTGAGCATGGGCAAAGGCTGAACAGAAAATATGAGAGGAAAGACTTGAAATTGGGCTCACCCAAAGGTGGAAGATTGGAGTTGAGCAGCAAGAGCAGTCTGCACGGGGCATTTAACTGTCTCTCTGTTCTCTTTACCCTCTCTGGCCCAGTATATTGAGTCTCCTGATGTGGAAAAAGAGGTAAAACGACTCCTGAGCACAGATGCTGAAGCTGTGAGTGTCCGTATCcttttaggaggaaaaaaaaggtcaagtaggaaacaaggaaacaagacATTGTGTGTGACCTGGGGCTTGTAGAAAGGAAAGACAAGTTCAGCACTGCATGCACGTGAATGCCCAGGAGATAAACAcacaagaagaaatgaagttttGGAGCTTTATCTTTGCAAAGTGTAGTGTTGTACTAAGCAGGAAGTTAGCAGCAGAGGAGAAGTCATCAATAAGGTATTTGGGATGGTTCATTCTGGATATTCATAGCTGCTAGGCCAGACTTGGGGAGGGGGCAGTGATCTGTGGTTGTTTGCCTTCTTATGTTGTACTGCacctttcttgctcttctttttcccttgacTTGTCTGTTCCTGCTGTGAGGCTGGGAAGTCATCGCAGAAGATGAAACAAAAGAAGTAGACAACCATGGTTCACTCACCAGCCTGGACATCTCCTCTCCAGGGATGTCAGGACATAAGCAAGGCCATGGCTCCTCAGGTGCAGTGGAGAaggctgttttctttctagTCACAAAGTAATCAGTTGGGCCCATTCTCTTTGGGGAAAGCCTTAATGAAAGTGAGGGAAAGAGGGTGCTGAGACAGGAACCCTGTACTTATGTGATCTCTGAGAGGCAAAGGGTGCTGGGAGGTCATCAGCTATGTTTTAACTCTTCCCTTTTTGCACCTCTCTAGAACATGATGAACTGCGGGAGATATTTAATgacatcagcagcagcagtgaagatgaagatgagAGGGATCATCATGATGATGAAGACCTGAACATCATGGACACAGAGGAGGACTTGGAGAGGCAGCTGCAAGAGAAGCTGAATGAGTCTGACAGACAGCAACAGGAGAATGAGGGGTCCAACCAGATAGGTGAGGGGGTGGCAGCAGAATCACTGGGGTGCCAGGCAGGCTgcactgcccagctctgctgatgcTCTGGGTTTGGCCTCACTCTCCCTTACAGTCATGGGGATCCAGAAACAGATTGAcaacctgaaaaataaactcCAGGAGACCCAGGACAGGAGGAAGCGCCAGGAAGATCTCATCATGAAGGTGGAGAACCTAGCCCTCAAGGTGAGATCTGTGCTGGGGTCTCGTCTTCTGCTTAGGACTTTCTAATGATCAGCAGACTGATTCAGCTGCATCCCTGGAAAAGACAGGAGCCTTTGCCTGCTGGGTTAAAAATAATTGTGGGGTGACCATACACTCTCCAACACTTCCCCGTGGAGGCAAAGCAATCCATGAAACTGCAGGAGATAAGGGGGCTGGTTATCAGTGCAGCTTGGGGCTTGTTGCATCATTTGGCATTTGGTGCTGGCATGTGCCAGCATCTATTCAGCTGAGAAAATACTGGTTAAGTGTTGTCTGACACGTTTGTCCCTGCAGACCCGGCTCCAGGCTGTGCTAGATGAGTTCAAGCAGCAGGAAGAACgagagaagcagcaggtgaGTAGACTTCCCACAGTGGGATGGGAAGCACAACACAGTTCTAGGCTTGGCCTGTGATCATTTCCTGAATCTTGTACCACACCAGCTGTTCCAGGTCAGCTGTGGCTGTACCTCATCTGTACTTGCACAGAGCTTCCCAAGGCACAAGGAGGTAGAGGAAATGGGGTCAATTGCAGCCTTCCTTCTGAAGGAGCAGTTAGCCAAAACATGTCTGGTCAGCATTCCAAGACTGCTGAGATTGCTGCCAGAGGTAAAATATGACACAGAAACCCACCAGCACCCATGTAAAAGTAAGCAGTAGCTGTAGCTCTAGTGCCTTGGCACAACTTCTACCTGGACAGCTCTGCTGAGTTTCAACCAAGGCAGAAGATGCCCTCTCCTATTGGTTCCTCTTGTACGCCTGCACTTGTGGGCAGGGCTGAGTTCTGCCCCAGGGGTGCCCAGGCACAGCTCCCTGCAGTGTACAGGCAAAGCAGCCACTGGTGTAGGTACAAGACCCACAGAATCACGGAAGTACTTAGGCTGGAGCTGCCAAGAGCCCCAGCCATGCCTTACTGTAAtacctccctcttcctccccagatGACAtctctgcaggagcagctggagtcCCTTATGGATAAGTGAAGAGTGGGCCTGCATCTTTGTACTTGCCAGCAGACCTGGAAGAGTTGTTCATCTGCCACGCTCCAGTCTTTGCTCTGGTCACACCTTTCTGCTGCCAGAGGCTCCTTGTCCAGAGCTGCTCTCACATACATTGTGCTGAGCTTGGCTGGTGAAAATAAGCAATTGGACTATGTCTGTGAGAGCAGCCAAAATACTGGATTTACTGTAAATATTCAGCACCATTGTCCCAGAGGGGTTTGGTTCTCCTGGGACAGAGCAGTGCAGCTTAGTCTTGGACTTGATGGGTTGTGGCCTGGTAGGAACTTGTGTTTGAGGAATGTTTTTTGTCTGCAAACCAGACTCAATAAAGTAGTTCCCAGCCTGGATCTGTTCCTCAGTAGTCTCCAAAGCACAGGTTAGCACTGCATCTTGCCATCTTGTACCTCACAACACACAGAgttcctggctgctgctcccaccagcactgctgggctccTTGGCTGAAATCTTCCTTGTGTGGCTGAATCAGACACTGCCTGAAAGGGACCCTGTGAGCTGTCACTCTTCAGGACGAATGAGGCCTTCCTTATCAGGGAGTTTCCCTAATGCCTCACAGACTAGGCAGGCAAATCCCAGATTAACCTggcagggtgggaaggggatTAGAAAGCCAGTTTGAGAGCACAGGTCCTTCAGCGCAGGCGTACCATGGCATGACACCCTTCTTAAGGCTGGGGGTGGTGAGAAGGCTTCCAACCTCTGccccagcagaggaagcagaaggtCAGGGGCAGCAGTGGGACAGGACATGTGTCCAGATAGTCAAGAAAGGGAACTGTACTGAGGAAACACTGCACCTGTGACCTCCCCCTGGGGATCAGTGGGAGCAGCCATGGAGGAAACCTACCTGCTGAACGTGGAAGGGGTCAAAAAGAAGATTCTGCATGGAGGCCAAGGGGAACTGCCAAAGTTGCAGGATGGGAGCAAGGTAAATCATTTTGGTTGTTACCCCGAAGTCCTAGGAGAGGAGGGTGGGTCCAGCATTGCGTTCCTTGCTTGGTACAGTTAGATTCCCTAATCACAAGATGAACTCCAGGTCTGTGGTACAGGGAGATCCCACGTCCAGGAGATCCCTCACAAGGGGCATACAGGAAGGGCTGGTTTGGTCACATTGCCCTCACAGTGACAGTTGACACTGCCTTCACCTTGCCCTGGTGCTCATACCCACCTCCTCCCTCTGGCCATGAGGGGTTGCTGGAAATCAGCTTTTCCTAATGTGTTAAACAGGAGTGAGGGTGCCACTGGGGAGCTCTTGGGGGTTTCTGAGATTCCCCCCGCAGTGTGGGTTCCACCAGGTCCTGGTGCATGCTGTGGGAAGGGTTGATCCAAAGAGAGCAGAAAGATGTGGCTCTAATGGGCTCTAAGACTCCACCATTGGCTTGGTAAGATGCTGGTAGGAGGCACAACCTCCTGCTGTGGATGGAGATGTCAGTGCCCACAATCCTGGCTGTGTGGtggagggctgcagggctggtgaGGGGATGGAGTTCTCTCGCGGCAGTGCCAGCCTCAGCTCAACTCTGAGCTTTCTCTGTGGCAGATCACCTTCCACTTCCAGACACTGAAGGATGATTTTGAGAGGACAGTGATCGATGACAGCCGGGAAGCTGGCATGCCCATGGAAATCATTGTGGGCAAGATGTTCAAGCTGGAGATCTGGgagacactgctcagctccatgAGAATCGGGGAGGTTGCTGAGTTCTGGTGCGATGCCATTGTGAGTGAGAAGCTCATGGGTGCCCACTTCCCTCCTTCCTGCGGCACCAGGGAACGGGACCGTGCACccccagagatgctccagcctcACCTGGTGCATGCACGTGGGTCACAGGTGTCACGTAGCCATGGCACCAGGGCAGCTGCCCCAGAGAAGAGGGGTGCAGACTGGGCCCACATGGCTCAATAGTGTGCTCCCCCTCCTTGCAGCACACGGGAATGTATGCCCTGGTCTCCAGAGGCATGCGGAGGATCGCAGAAGGCCGGGACCCACTGGAAGGGCAGAAGCATCGCTGTGGTATGGGCAACATGTTTGACTACCACAGCACAGGCTAtgatgacctggatgagctGCAGCGGACGCCACAGCCTCTCATCTTCATCATGGAGTTGTTCCGGGTAAGGTGGATGGGTGGGGGTGGCTGCCAGGACTGGCATGGCAAGGGCAGACAGCTCAGTTCCTGCTGCCTTGTGCAGGTGGAGGAACCATCAGCATACAAACGTGATACCTGGGCCATGAGCAAGGAGGAGAAGCTggcagcagtgcctgtgctgcACAGCGAGGGCAACCGCCTCGTCCTCCGCAAGGAGTTTAggcaagcagcagcaaagtaCCAGGAAGCTGTGATATGCCTGAGGAACCTCCAGGTCAAGGTGAGTAGGATCCAGCCATGTCCTGTCATCCCTGCCTAGGCTTCCTCAGCTgtttcctcagtttccctcgTGGGCCCTGCTTGCCCAGGAGGGGCCAACCACAACCTTAAACCACCCCCGGTGGCTGTCTGGGGCAGGAGAAGCCATGGGAGGATGGCTGGCTGAAGCTGGAGAACCTGATCACACCTCTGGTGCTCAACTACTGCCAGTGCCAGCTGGAACTGGGAGAGTACTACGAGGTGCTAGAGCACACAACGGAGCTCCTCCAGAAACACAATGGTACCCCTGCCCTGCATTCCACCTCTCCCACTGTTCCCACAGCCCCCAGGGACTCAGTCCTCTGGATCCCCCATCCATGCATTCCTCCCACATTCCTCCACCTTGGATGGTACCTAGGTCATCTGGATCCCCGTGTCCACTGTAGAGCCTGTATCCAATGATGTTATCCCATATCATTCAGATCCCCCTGCTTACCCTAACCTTGGCCCATGATGATCCCTGCACCCCATGTCCCCTGGTACCCATAGTGCATGGCCCAGGCCCCTGTATAGGATAGTGCCCTTACCTACAGGTGTGTTCAACCCCTATTCCCCCATCCATGGTAGTACCTGTGTTCTGTGTCCCCTGGGTTTCCTGGGTCTCCAGCTTCTGTGTCTGGTGGCCCTGAGCTGCAGGACCCCCCTGGGGGCTCTCCTCTCCCACAGACAATGCCAAAGCCTATTTCAAGCGGGCGAAGGCCCACGCTGCTGTCTGGAACGAGCGGGAGGCACGGGAGGATTTCCTGCGAGTGGCTCACCTCGACCCCTccatggcagctgctgtgaagaaggagctgaagcagctgggggagaggatgaggaagaagCACGTGGAGGATCGGAAGCGCTACCAGAGGCTCTTCCAGGCTCCCCAGGGGCCGCGTGTcagtgaggagcaggagagTGGGGAGGTTGGTGAGAGGGCAATGCTGCAGGAAGGGGTACCCCAGGGTGAGACTGGGTCCCCAGAGAACCCTGGGCAAGGGGAGCAGGATGAAGGGAACAAGGAACAACAACTGGAGGCTGAGCAAGCAGAACAAGGTACCCCCGGGGCTGGGCATGGagaggcagcaccaggaggagaagcagcccAGGGGCAGCCTGCAGGGACAAATGTGGAAGTGAGGGATGAGACGGGactggggaaagaaggaaactTGGGCACGTGTGAGGCAGAGccagagagctggggaggagagaggggggcaaaggaagaagctgagaaagaggaggaggaagatgagaggAGAAAGGACGAGAagcaagaagaggagaaggtggaggaggaagaaaaagagaagaggaaggaggagaaggtaGTGGATGAGAAAGTTGAAGAGaatgaagaggaggagagcCCAGaatcagagctggaaaagctggCTGTAGGACAACGTAGGGCAGCAGAGGAGACAGAAtcagca
This genomic stretch from Calypte anna isolate BGI_N300 chromosome 4, bCalAnn1_v1.p, whole genome shotgun sequence harbors:
- the TAF7L gene encoding transcription initiation factor TFIID subunit 7-like produces the protein MSKSKDDAPHELESQFVLRLPPEYASTVQRAVQSGNVNLKDRLTIELHADGRHGIVRVDRVPLAAKLVDLPCIIESLKTIDKKTFYKTADICQMLVCTVDGDLYPPLEEQTVSTDPKANKKKDKDREKKFIWNHGITLPLKNVRKRRFRKTAKKKYIESPDVEKEVKRLLSTDAEAVSVRWEVIAEDETKEVDNHGSLTSLDISSPGMSGHKQGHGSSEHDELREIFNDISSSSEDEDERDHHDDEDLNIMDTEEDLERQLQEKLNESDRQQQENEGSNQIVMGIQKQIDNLKNKLQETQDRRKRQEDLIMKVENLALKTRLQAVLDEFKQQEEREKQQMTSLQEQLESLMDK
- the AIPL1 gene encoding aryl-hydrocarbon-interacting protein-like 1, translating into MEETYLLNVEGVKKKILHGGQGELPKLQDGSKITFHFQTLKDDFERTVIDDSREAGMPMEIIVGKMFKLEIWETLLSSMRIGEVAEFWCDAIHTGMYALVSRGMRRIAEGRDPLEGQKHRCGMGNMFDYHSTGYDDLDELQRTPQPLIFIMELFRVEEPSAYKRDTWAMSKEEKLAAVPVLHSEGNRLVLRKEFRQAAAKYQEAVICLRNLQVKEKPWEDGWLKLENLITPLVLNYCQCQLELGEYYEVLEHTTELLQKHNDNAKAYFKRAKAHAAVWNEREAREDFLRVAHLDPSMAAAVKKELKQLGERMRKKHVEDRKRYQRLFQAPQGPRVSEEQESGEVGERAMLQEGVPQGETGSPENPGQGEQDEGNKEQQLEAEQAEQAALLKAAPEMRKVLIHTGADVGLD